The Solanum lycopersicum chromosome 6, SLM_r2.1 genome has a window encoding:
- the LOC101261716 gene encoding NEDD8-conjugating enzyme Ubc12-like isoform X1, giving the protein MINLIKVREKQKEAAENAGSKTPIKEQTASKLRVHRDISELTLPSICTIEFPNGKDDLMNFEVSIKPDEGYYHDGEFPFKFEIPILYPHDAPKVKCKIKVYHPNIDYDGNVCLNILREDWKPVLNINAVIYGLIHLFTEPNHEDPLNPEAADELRDNPRSFESHVRSAMWGESVHGLTYDRIL; this is encoded by the coding sequence atgattaatttaatcaaagttcgagaaaaacaaaaagaagcaGCTGAAAATGCAGGATCAAAAACACCAATTAAAGAACAAACAGCCTCAAAATTACGTGTCCATAGAGATATTAGTGAATTAACCTTACCATCAATTTGTACAATTGAATTTCCAAATGGTAAAGATGATCTTATGAATTTTGAAGTTTCAATTAAACCTGATGAAGGTTATTATCATGATGGTGAATTtccatttaaatttgaaattccaATACTTTATCCACATGATGCACCAAAAGTTAAGTGCAAAATCAAAGTTTATCATCCAAATATTGATTATGATGGTAATGTTTGTCTTAATATACTTAGAGAAGATTGGAAACCTGTTTTGAATATTAATGCTGTGATTTATGGCTTAATCCATTTGTTTACTGAACCTAATCATGAAGATCCACTTAATCCTGAAGCTGCTGATGAATTAAGAGATAATCCAAGATCATTTGAATCCCATGTTAGGAGTGCTATGTGGGGAGAAAGTGTGCATGGATTGACTTATGATCGTATactataa
- the LOC101261418 gene encoding GDSL esterase/lipase At1g29670-like — MSNTKTITCNNIVKITTILIIVNFITLVHGASKVPCYFIFGDSLLDNGNNNNLNTQAKANYPPYGIDFPNGPTGRFTNGRNMADILGQLLEFDNYIPPFASATGKEILQGVNYASGSAGIRNETGSHLGNRIYLDLQLQNHHNTILRMVDLVGNRAATNAHLNTCLYIVGIGSNDYINNYLAPKHYSTNSLYTPSQYATLLVQQYGQQLKTLYEDGARKIALFGLPQIGCIPQELQKHNTRKCVDSTNEAIQLFNEKLKSLVTDLNTNFPQAKFTYINMYSISSLMSTLSFLNYPCCKISTTTAEGQCVSGQAPCHLRAAHVFWDNFHPTENGNIIAVMRAYNAFLPSDSYPMDISHLIESG; from the exons ATGTCTAATACTAAAACGATTACTTGTAATAATATCGTAAAAATCACTACAATATTGATAATCGTGAACTTTATAACATTAGTTCATGGTGCATCAAAAGTACcttgctattttatttttggtgattcATTACTTGATAATGGGAATAATAACAACCTAAATACACAAGCAAAGGCTAATTATCCACCTTATGGCATCGATTTCCCCAATGGACCTACTGGACGATTCACAAATGGACGCAATATGGCTGATATTCTTG gGCAACTATTAGAATTTGATAACTACATTCCACCTTTTGCAAGTGCAACTGGTAAGGAGATCTTGCAAGGTGTAAACTATGCCTCTGGTTCAGCAGGAATTCGTAACGAGACGGGAAGTCATCTC GGCAATCGCATATATTTGGATTTGCAACTTCAAAACCATCACAACACAATTTTAAGAATGGTGGATTTAGTGGGCAATAGAGCTGCAACCAACGCACACTTGAACACATGTTTGTACATTGTTGGAATAGGTAGCAATGACTACATCAACAACTACCTTGCACCCAAACATTACTCAACAAATAGTTTGTACACACCAAGTCAATATGCAACATTATTGGTACAACAATATGGTCAACAACTAAAG ACTTTATATGAAGATGGAGCAAGGAAAATAGCCCTATTTGGATTGCCCCAAATAGGTTGCATTCCTCAAGAGTTACAAAAACACAATACAAGAAAGTGTGTGGATTCAACAAATGAAGCAATTCAACTATTCAATGAGAAGCTCAAGTCTCTTGTAACTGATCTGAATACCAACTTCCCACAAGCAAAATTCAcctatataaatatgtatagcATTTCATCACTTATGA GTACTCTTAGTTTCTTGAATTATCCGTGCTGCAAAATTTCGACTACAACGGCTGAAGGACAATGTGTTTCTGGACAAGCTCCATGCCACCTAAGGGCAGCACATGTGTTTTGGGATAATTTTCATCCTACAGAGAATGGAAATATAATTGCTGTTATGAGAGCATACAATGCTTTTCTACCTTCAGATAGTTATCCTATGGATATTAGTCATTTGATTGAGAGTGGATAA
- the LOC101261716 gene encoding NEDD8-conjugating enzyme Ubc12-like isoform X2 gives MINLIKVREKQKEAAENAGSKTPIKEQTASKLRVHRDISELTLPSICTIEFPNGKDDLMNFEVSIKPDEGYYHDGEFPFKFEIPILYPHDAPKVKCKIKVYHPNIDYDGNVCLNILREDWKPILNINAVIYGLIHLFTEPNYEDPLNHEAADELRDNPKMFDSNVRRTMWGGHMHDVYFDRVL, from the exons atgattaatttaatcaaagttcgagaaaaacaaaaagaagcaGCTGAAAATGCAGGATCAAAAACACCAATTAAAGAACAAACAGCCTCAAAATTACGTGTCCATAGAGATATTAGTGAATTAACCTTACCATCAATTTGTACAATTGAATTTCCAAATGGTAAAGATGATCTTATGAATTTTGAAGTTTCAATTAAACCTGATGAAGGTTATTATCATGATGGTGAATTtccatttaaatttgaaattccaATACTTTATCCACATGATGCACCAAAAGTTAAGTGCAAAATCAAAGTTTATCATCCAAATATTGATTATGATG GTAATGTTTGTCTTAATATTCTTAGAGAAGATTGGAAacctattttaaatattaatgcTGTGATTTATGGTTTAATTCATTTGTTTACTGAACCTAATTATGAAGATCCACTTAATCATGAAGCAGCTGATGAATTAAGAGATAATCCAAAGATGTTTGATTCAAACGTTAGGAGGACGATGTGGGGAGGACATATGCATGATGTGTATTTTGATCGCGTTTTATAG